The genome window ataaataccgtttccgaccgttttcatccctattgATGGGCTGGTATCCTTATTGGACCGTTGTTGGATTTGATCCTACAAATCCGACACCCGGCGACCCGGGCCGCACCACGCTGTGAGTGACTCGGTCGCATCTTCCCCATTCTCCATCGACCCACCGGCGGCGGCGCAAGTGAAGCGAAGAGGAAAGGAAGCTACGAGATGTCGGCGACCACTGCAGCGGTGCCCTTCTGGCGGGCGGCGGGGATGACCTACATCGGCTACTCCAACATCTGCGCTGCGCTGGTCCGGAACTGCCTCAAGGAGCCCTTCAAGTCTGAGGCCGCGTCCCGCGAGAAGGTTCATTTCTCCATTTCCAAGTGGACGGATGGCAAGCAGGAGAAGCCAAGTGAGTGATCTGCCCTTTCCTTCACCCGATCGTTCATGTCCCACTGTCCTTGATTAGATTCGACGCGATCTGCCTGGATGTTATGCGATACGATGCCGTCATTAGGGGCATGGATCTAGGTCTAGGTTTGTCTAGTGGTTCACTGATCCTTTGCGCTTCACGGCTAGTCGTAGTTGCTGATGGTGTAAATCTGATCTAATGTGGTGATTGATGGAGTTGGTCAGAATGTGATGAGTAGAGGCTAAATAATTAATTCGCGCATATGATGCCACCGTAGACGTCACTACTCAAGAATCACATTTTCAGGTTTTGTGAAGGTGGGAAACTCGGTAAATCGTTTATCAATTCTTCTAATTGTTTGTATTTATGTTCTGTTTGAACTTTGAAACTTTGAATGGCATGATCCAAGGTGAAAGCATTGTAACAAATGCCAACGTTCTGTAAAAGACAACCACCTGTAGAAATCCCTAATTGATAGTGAAGTTGACGATTGTAGTGCTTAACAATGTAGCACTGAAATGTGGATTATTTATCAAACCTGAATGCATCCCACGATGAATCATATATAAGTGCATCTTTGGATCCAACTTTAGAGAATATGACATATAAAGAGACTTTTGCACATTCAACTGTGTAATCTGGATTTGGAGATGAAACAGTTTGTCATCATAAGTAATTAAGGATGAAGTGTGATGTTAAAACTACTGAAACTGCCATGACATGTTTCAGTAGCATTACTGTTATGTTTAGAATGGGGATGCACTTCCTTGAAGAAATTGTGATCCTACAGCAAATAACCTACTGATGATAACTTAGAGGAAATGATTGATATGTATATATTGTTTAATTGTGCCAGAAATCCAGCTGAAGGATGGTGATTGATCATGACATCGTGTTTCCTGATCCGTGTGATCATGTTCCTTCCCTGAccttgttgttattctgtttcTGTTTTGTAATATAACAACAAGTAACAACCATTTAATAAGTTAAACTTGTCATTGCTCATACATACCGGTATTTTCTTAAACGATAGACGAATGATGAGGCTCTTTTTAGTGTTTAGACATGTTTAAATGGAATTAAACAGTTTGGTACTTTAGCAACATTTCAACAATATTAAATAGCTTTTTACTAATCTTTTGTGAAGTAAACATGAAGCTTCTGATGTCCTCTCCATCTGAGTCATGTACCTACAAAAGAAGGGATAATTGTTAGTATGTAGTATATAAATTTCAGCAAGAGTAAATCCATAAATATATTCGCTTCAGCGATAGAAATAGCAATAAAATGACACATTAGAGATCATCCACAAACATAGccacatatagttcttacaaagtACAAACAAAGCACCACAAACATATCATAGTTCTTAGTTTCTTACAAACAAAGCAATGGTTCATAAATTGATAAATCGATGGATGAATCGATCGTTCTGCTACCTGCAAACATGCTTTCATTGAAGCGGCTGAGCCCTACTGAAATGGGTTTGGAGAGGTTGGAGACATCGACGAACCTGAGCTCCGGCAGGGAGAAGTCCGGCAGCAGGCCCTTGAAGCGGTTGTTGGCGAGCGATAGCTCCAGCAGTCGTGACAAGGTGATCGACTCTGGGACGGTGCTGGAGAACCTGTTGGAGGTGAGGTGCAGCTTGCGGAGGCTGCACATGGGCTCGAATGTGCCCTCGGGGATGGCACCGGACAGTCGGTTCCACAACAGCTAGAGCATCTTGAGCATGATGAGCGTAGACACGTTGAGGAACACGTCGGTGAGCGCGTTGTCAGAGGCTGAGCATGCGCAGGCCTGGAAACACTGCGAGGGCATCGTGGTGGAGCAGGGTTGGGCGTGGAGGAAGGAGCAGGGGGGCGGCGCCATGGTGGAGCAGCGGGGCGACGCCGTGGATGAGCTGGGTGGCCGTCAGAACTCCCAGACCTGGATGATGGTGACTTTGTGACCTAGAGTTTGGAGATGGGTGGCTACAGCTGGGTCGGGGCATACATTGCCCTAGTTACGACCTAGCCTGGCACATTTTGGCCCAATCAAGAAAACAGCCTGATAAACGGGCTAAACGCCGTTTAGCTCTATCCAGGACATGTTCCGTTTTGGCCATTTAGACCGATGGTTGACCGTTTAGACGGGTCAACCATTTAGGGGACTGCCGGCCCTAAATAACTTGGTGTTCCTCCGTTCACCGTTTGGACAGGTTTGAACGACTGCCTGAAACCGTTTAGGAAAGCACTAATTACATACAAGCATGCGTGCTCACCACACAAATGTTTGCAAAAGAAAATCATGCATAATATGAGGAAAATGCATCCTTGTATAATAGACAATCAATTATTATATGAAATTTGATGCTTTGTGTTTACGGTAGTTCCATGAAATTCAATGCCTTGCATTTAAGGTAATTCCATGAAGTTTTCTTATGTTTCTAGTAGTGATAAATCATAACCAGTTGCATGATGATTGGAGAATGCTTGTCCTCACTGTTTCAGTGCTTAATGCTTATGTGAAAACCTTGTTTTTTTTTGTCTTTGTGATGTAGAACTTGAACAATGGTAGTAGAGGGATGCATACAACTTTACATTTGTATATTGAACACTTCAGTAAAGCAGCTGACAGATCGCAGTACAATTTAACGGATGATACTTGATGCCTCAGTTTCATATAAGCATCATCCATAGCAATTACTGTTTGCAGTTTGCATATCCAAAGCAACAATTGTCAGTTGTCATATCTCTGTTAATGGATTGCATATAATGCGATTGCGTCTATGATCTATTTTATCCAAGTAAGGTTCTATTTGGAACACAGCAACACAAAAACACAAGAACAGGAAAAACATAGGAATTCGTCAGGAATATAAAACATATGAATGTTGAAGAAATGATCGTTTGGGTAGGCTGTAGGAAAAACATAGCAATTGTACCAAGAGGTTTGAGTGGATGCAAAGTTCTACATTTTCCCTCCAAAATAGAAAAAAATACATTATTCCTATGCTCCATTCTGTGaaccaaaggcatgaattagctgCCATGTAGAGCTGATGAGTTTTCTTTCATTGGCGCAGATATTTTTACCGGTATCGTAGAGTATGAACctgaagggctagtttgggagccacaaaaTCGGAGGGGATTGGAGGAGCTAGAATGGATGATTCTAGCTCCTCCAACCCCCTCCGGttttgtggctcccaaactaACCCGAATTGTGCTCAGTTTGCATGCATAGCTTTTGTATGTTTCTTCAACGCTAACATGGTTATTTCTGCAGCTGTCCGCACAGAATCGGATGACTAAGGGCTGGCGCCATGGCGACATAGTCCTTCCTACAGATGATTTGAAGCGTCGTTGCAAGTTTCTGGGACTTGTTATTTAGTTGGCTTGATTTGTAATCAATGCTGAAGAATAAATACTTTTTGCGACAATGGTCTTTTTACAATGTCGTGTTGTTTTCGTTGCTAATTGCACTTGCCCTACCCTAATCAAGCATGTGAACTAATGGAATGCTTCAGTTTTGTGCAGTTTGGTATATTGTGCTGTGCGGCAGATTCTGCCTAGTCCTTAAAAATAAAGGAATAGAGAATGTACTCGGGTGTTTTTGAAGccacttagggcttgttcggttctactccaatccatatggattgagaagGATTGAAGGGTTTTAATCCCTAGTATATGGATTGAGAAGGATTGAAGGGTtttaatccctagtaagtcaaaatccctcccaatccgtatcaatcccttccaatccatatggattgaaaataaccgaacaagcccttacctGATTTTTTCCACCGTTCGATCAAAGCATCTAAAATCCATCATCTTCCTCAAGTCACCTCTCTCTTCCCTATCTTCACCAATACGGTTGAAAATGGGCGGAGTCAAATCTCGTATTTTGAGGAATCTAGGATAGATCCAATATGAATCACTGCTCACGCAAACCTGTCTAAGTGCAAGGTTAGTAATACATTTGCTGCTGGCTGTATAGAAACTTACATCTATCTAAGTGCAAGGTTAGTAATACAGCTGCTTGTATAGAAACTTGCAAATCTATCAGCAAGTCACTCGTATAGTCAATCTACCAACAACTCACTCGGTATAGTAGTTAATTCATCGGTGGACTATTTGTTTGTCTCgttttttttttggtttttaTGCATAAGTTTACGATTTACTATTTCTCTGTCTCTTCATCTTATCATATTACACTCTCTAAGCTGTGCTGCTACCGGTTCAAGATTCTTGCTCAGCAGATCGTGCATACGATGATACAAAATATTACTTTATAAATTGTTCACTAAGTTTGAAATAAGTGATAGGATAAAAAAACCGCTGGAGATAGTTTAACATGCTACATGTAGCTCACTCTCAACATGACCCGTGTGGACGTGTAGCCTAGTAGTTAGGTAAAAGCCATGCCCTTGCAAACGCAATAAGTGGGTAAGGCGTATGTTTTGTGCCTTTATATATGAGAACCTCAGGGGAGGGGCTAGAGGTGGTGTCACGAGAGAGCAGGGGTGATAATAGGCTCTAAATATTTTTACTAAAATTTAAGGATCAGATCAGATTAGGATCGAACACTTTTTAATCATTTTGAACTAAAATAGTTAATGGCTCAAACAAATTGTGAATAAACATttagatcgtgatccattaccacccgtaCTAGGGAGATGACGGTAGCGGCGACGCgagtgagagggagggggagagggaggaggaaggATGATCCAAATGACATTAACTATTTGATTTGAGTAAGAGAGGAGAATTATCCAACGACCTGAACTGTTTGTTTTGAGGGTATGATATGTGTGGGTGCAATTCGTTTGGTGGATTTAGGGGATATTACAGGTGTAGGGGTGATTTGATTGAGTGGGTTTAACAAAGTTAAAACTGGTGGGTTATATATGGGTATAGATAAAAGGCAAAGGGATTCTTTGCTTTGTGCTATTGTAGACTGGGAACCTTGTCTAGTCTAGCGATCCGTCTGATTTAGCCATAAACAAAATAAGACAAGTGTATACTCCTTCCGTTCCAATTTATAATTCACTTGACTTTTGAAAAGGAAGGGGAAattaggccatttctataagttttggtgattgaatgtccaacacatttTTGACTAACTGGTTTGCTAAGTGTATGAGCATATGTTCACTCAAGTGCAATTTGAAGATTCCAGGTCCAAATGAGCTAAAGCGAGGCCAGAAAGTGCAACATTATTAAAAGGGTAAAACATCAAGGTTTGAACCTTTGAATATGTTGCATTCACTTATTAGAATGCTTTTAgcactttggtttgctctctaacctaGTTTCTAGCAAAAAGTGCCTTTTGGACTTGTTTTGAGTTGGAACAGGAAATATGAAAGGTAGATGAGCACAAGGTATGAACCTATGGCTGAGGCATGTCGAACATAATTtaaatatgtttgtctaagtcatagaatAGCTCCCAAGACCAGCCTATGCAAAGTGGAGAAGATTTTCTCAAAAGAACAAAGTCTGGGCTGATCTACGGCTCATCGGATTGTCTATCCACGGATCCCCTTCAAAGAACTTTTATCTGAGGCATCAAACCTAGGTCTGGTGCATCGAACCCCCTCATATAGAACTACtcagcttcgggaaaatccaTAAAATCAATGGATCGTCTATGTACCACCGGACCTCGCGGCAACGACCACTTCGGGCATGTAACAGTTACTTCAATGGTCGAGCGACACGTGGCAGTCCGGTGGTGGATGGGACCGGTCCGGTGCTAGCTCGAGATGGAAGGGCCCAATCAGGATCAAGATTGTGTGCTCCTGTTCCCGGTCCGGTTGTCGATGTTTAGAGTCCGACCGCAcgcccagggttaccccttgcggtgcttttgggtaggacggtgctgtCGATTGTAGCtgaatggttcgtgctagatgcacgggAGAGGGACAggcaattttctacaggttcgggccacttggagaggcgtaataccctacttcctagagtggatctttatgtggtgggttacaagtgaagtctcctgaatggagaaaagctaatgagatgggtagatggtcgatggaaatgatggggtaccccctaggccttatatactcgaccgtggggcactctATGCGTACATGAGGATCACATAGCTCCTAAATAATAatgaaccgactgaactgatcttcctacaatcttgccgacttatccctaaTCCACCTCGATATTCAAGGACGCCATGTGCGAGAAAGTCGAGCGGTTGCTGTGGATAGCGCATAAGCTGACGGGTTGCCTAGGCCTGAGTCTGCTGCTTTCTCAGGTTGGCCCACTCCGCCAGTAGTTCtagcctggcccacgaagggatgaccttgcgagGTAACTGACTCAAGGCCCcgcgcgaggccttcttgccttctagtggacccgggggatatctgtcccccacactgaTGGTGTACCGGActggtccggtgtgccactgcgtAGAGCAATTTTTGGAGGAAACTTCAACGACTATTTTGAGGCTTGGGGATATAAATAGCTCCCTATCTCAACCTCCACAGTACACCAAGTTACTCAAAAGCAAGTACTTTATTTCTACGCATTAGTAAAACACACCATAGTGATCCGAGCGCCCTTTATAGTGAAATAGAGCTATGTTGCTGTTGcgcgcttgtgttcttgatttgtGGTGTTgttcttgtgctcttgtgtgcaTTCTACTCCTCCCTCTTGCCGTTCTTTGGAGTTGTAACTCCGATCAACTTGTGTACGATTGCAAGAGACCGGGATATGTAGAGATACTTGTGAGGAGATATTGGTAAGGAAAATTTGTGgcctcaagttgatcattggatcatttgAGAAGCGTTGGCTACAACCCTTGTCCTttaggacaccacaacgtggatgtAAGCAAACATTTGGGGCTTAGCCGAACTACGATAAAAATCATCATGTCTTGTGTGCTTTACTTTGCTCACGATTTATTCTTCCTCTCTTATTCTAAGTTCTTGATTTCACTTGTGATATTTCTCTAAGTTAATTCCGCATCtaaaagagcaatcaagtgaaagaATTTCTCTTCTCTCTCACTCTCATTTGATCTATATTTTTGCACTAACATCTAGTTTAGATTAGGTCTATTTTTAAATTGTGAATTTCAAGTATCACCTATCAACCCCAAGTTTGATCTATATTTTTTGCGCTAACATCTAATTTAGATAATCTAGGTGACTATCAACTTTTTACCCTAAGTTTGACTAGTTCTCCTTATTaaaaaatcatcattattattaagTTTTATTGTGATATCGTTTAACATTTAAAAAATGAAAACATCAAAGCCATACTCTAGTGACCCAAAAATATCTCTGCATAGTTTTTGAAAACCACCAGATCAATCAAATGTGATTAATTCGATGCTCATCAGGCTATACATTGTAAGTAAATTTTACTGTTGGACTCCAATGATCAGTTTCAATTTATGAATGTTGGGAAGTCATCGAATTGATTCGATGACAATAATAGAGAAGCACCAAACTATGTGTTGGCAAGATGTTTATAGGTAATCTAGTGGACATTGGACTAATTGGATGCCTACACATACTGCCCATTAAGGAGCACCCAATGTCTAGCTCTCAAGGGGCAAAGTTATAAATAGAAGTTGGTCATTTGGTGGCCAACTCTATTTGCACTCTAAGCACTATGACATCCTTGTGAGCAACTAAGAACACCTCACTCATCTCTGTCTTATGCTCATTCAAATTGAGATTATGAGAGATCTATTACATTTGCATTGGGTTGTTGCATATAATGGCACTAGTTGATCAATAAATCTACAGTTTTTTTGTTAttcttagtggtttccaccacctGTATGTCTTGAAGCAGCTTGTCATTGAGGAAGATTAGTGACTATTCTTCACATCTAACTAGTTGATTATTGTGAGAGGTTTTGATCCCACCTCCTAGAGTGTAAAGGGATATTCTATTGGAAAACACTTGGCTAGTTGGAGTGGACCATTTGATTGATTCTTGAGGCACCCAAGGTGTGGGTATAGCTTTCCATGCTAGTTAGCACTCGAGTCATCACCTGGTGACTCACCATAACATGGACTAAGTTGTCGGCAAGCAACCAAACCACATGGATAAATCATATGTTGTATCTTTCCCTTGCTAGATTGATCACCACTCTCACTTATATTTACATTCATATCTTTCTTATGAGTGTTAGCTTTTTGCCTAGCTGGCTAGAATAGCTTAGTAGTAG of Zea mays cultivar B73 chromosome 8, Zm-B73-REFERENCE-NAM-5.0, whole genome shotgun sequence contains these proteins:
- the LOC542589 gene encoding ATP synthase subunit epsilon, mitochondrial produces the protein MSATTAAVPFWRAAGMTYIGYSNICAALVRNCLKEPFKSEAASREKVHFSISKWTDGKQEKPTVRTESDD